The Pelodiscus sinensis isolate JC-2024 chromosome 30, ASM4963464v1, whole genome shotgun sequence genome has a window encoding:
- the LOC102446712 gene encoding olfactory receptor 10A4-like: protein MTYSVSEPGENQTISDGFILVGFSYLNEQQILLFLLLLPTYPMALVGNLLIILLIILNSSLHTPMYFFLVNLSLLEICCTTSVTPQLLVHLLVEQKTISFVGCMVQMLVFSTLGLAECCLLAAMAYDRYVAICRPLHYTTIMSGRACALLAGASWTIGLLAESAETTWLFSLPFCGSKRIPHFFCDIRPIEKMVCADTWKNEILGLTVSALFIMGPFVLIILSYILIISTILQLPSAEGRHKAFSTCSSHLMVVTLLYGTCLSAYLKPKSSYTPESDHWISLLYTVVIPILNPIIYTLRNKEVHGAFRKSLDKSVCSHN, encoded by the coding sequence ATGACCTATTCTGTGAGTGAGCCTGGCGAGAACCAGACTATCTCCGATGGCTTCATCCTGGTGGGCTTTTCCTACCTTAACGAGCAGCAGATCCTTCTGTTTTTGCTGCTTCTGCCCACCTACCCAATGGCCCTGGTGGGGAACCTGCTCATTATCCTCCTGATAATCCTGAACTCCtctctccacacccccatgtatttcttcctggtgAACCTGTCTCTCTTGGAAATCTGCTGCACCACCAGCGTGACCCCTCAGCTGCTGGTTCACCTCCTGGTGGAGCAAAAGACCATCTCCTTTGTGGGATGTATGGTCCAGATGTTGGTCTTCAGCACCCTGGGCCTCGCAGAATGCTGCCTCCTCGcagccatggcctacgaccgctacgtggccatATGCCGCCCCTTGCACTACACCACCATCATGAGCGGCCGGGCGTGTGCGCTGCTTGCAGGGGCTTCATGGACCATTGGCCTCTTAGCAGAATCAGCTGAGACCACgtggctcttcagcctgccctTCTGTGGCTCCAAGCGCATCCCCCACTTCTTCTGCGACATCCGGCCAATAGAGAAGATGGTGTGCGCCGATACATGGAAGAACGAGATCCTGGGCTTGACTGTTTCCGCGCTGTTCATCATGGGCCCTTTTGTACTGATAATCCTGTCCTACATCCTCATTATCTCCACCATCCTCCAGCTGCCGTCGGCAGAGGGGAGGcataaagccttctccacctgctcctcccacctcatggtGGTGACTTTACTCTATGGAACTTGCCTTTCAGCTTATCTAAAACCCAAGTCCAGCTACACACCAGAGAGTGATCATTGGATTTCCCTCCTGTACACTGTTGTCATACCCATTTTGAACCCCATAATATACACGCTGCGGAACAAAGAGGTGCATGGCGCCTTCAGAAAGTCTCTAGACAAGAGTGTCTGTTCCCACAACTAG